In a genomic window of Nodosilinea sp. E11:
- a CDS encoding PP2C family protein-serine/threonine phosphatase, translating to MIQCSNPTCRAASTPPASRCKVCGTPLLYRFLLAVGEGARSLRSGTLVAGRFLVWRDRLWLDTRPDTPPPSLEKILPPVMVYLKLFYLAQHVPRPYAYLIPEETGLATPVLLLDAAPIATRLKGNLESSSPQSPEQIEAMLLPNLSQAWASGSALRQLNWLRQVASLWPALADQQVASTLLNLDDLRVDGALLRLTTLVTDETPPALSALELPWRKLVATAQPAVQEYLGWVVKALRDGKITTAADLEADLEGALQTLGQGLLVTIDWAAGTDQGPTRDRNEDACYPDGESRQQRLTGSAIGVDPPPLLLVCDGIGGHEQGSVASQTAIKLLQQELEPLTQQPHLPPAAIAQRLKQAIILANDAISARNNDEQRSARARMGTTVVVTLVHFPYVSIAHIGDSRAYRISPHTCYQITVDDDVASREAQMGYALYSEAVQLPSGGALIQALGISDSGYLYPSVQHLLLDDPALLLLCSDGLSDYDRVEALAPHLVAPLTATAGPLGTAIAELIQQANRLNGHDNVTVGLMRFIPQVATLPSLPASSLKQAPVPSQLAATGAAGHAPPPTTRLVAPAAATAPAARPGRAGFPWAAFLGGMAVVLAALGATGWFLSRRQSSAMAIQPLTTDWPIPALAGQPLPSSALAATVEIPIGSFWQATNAGDGRDLDLRQQPGEAAGLTEPGPTEPPAVAIGSIVRVISRQTTADNTDWVRLQICSIPSGDSLEQAPQETDLSEPLANNPDLSQRLSTPGDEGWMQTRQLYRATAFLELVTPTQAGRCVP from the coding sequence GTGATCCAGTGCTCTAATCCAACCTGTCGAGCCGCTTCGACGCCACCCGCCAGTCGCTGTAAGGTCTGCGGTACGCCACTGCTGTACCGGTTTTTGTTGGCCGTGGGCGAAGGGGCGCGATCGCTGCGTTCGGGCACGCTGGTAGCCGGGCGGTTTTTGGTGTGGCGCGATCGCCTTTGGCTAGACACTCGGCCCGACACCCCGCCCCCATCCCTGGAGAAGATTTTGCCTCCGGTGATGGTCTATCTCAAGCTCTTTTATCTGGCCCAGCACGTTCCCCGGCCCTATGCCTACCTCATTCCTGAAGAAACGGGCCTAGCCACGCCGGTACTGCTGCTTGATGCCGCCCCCATTGCTACTCGCCTCAAGGGAAATCTGGAGAGCTCGTCGCCGCAGTCGCCCGAGCAGATCGAGGCCATGTTGCTGCCAAATTTGTCTCAGGCCTGGGCCAGTGGGTCGGCCCTGCGGCAGCTCAACTGGCTGCGTCAGGTGGCCAGTCTGTGGCCCGCTCTCGCTGACCAGCAGGTGGCCTCAACCCTACTCAATCTAGACGATCTGCGAGTTGATGGGGCGCTGCTGCGGCTCACCACCCTAGTCACCGACGAGACACCCCCCGCCCTCAGCGCCCTAGAGCTGCCGTGGCGAAAATTAGTCGCTACGGCTCAGCCTGCGGTGCAGGAATATTTGGGCTGGGTAGTCAAGGCGCTGCGCGACGGCAAAATCACGACTGCCGCCGACCTAGAGGCTGACCTGGAAGGAGCCCTGCAAACCCTGGGGCAGGGGCTATTGGTAACCATTGATTGGGCCGCAGGGACAGACCAGGGGCCAACCCGCGATCGCAACGAAGATGCCTGCTACCCCGATGGCGAGTCTCGCCAGCAGCGGTTAACCGGGTCAGCCATCGGCGTTGATCCGCCACCGCTGCTGTTGGTTTGCGACGGCATTGGTGGCCACGAACAGGGCAGTGTGGCCTCTCAAACCGCCATCAAGCTACTCCAGCAAGAGCTAGAACCCCTGACCCAGCAGCCCCATCTACCGCCAGCGGCGATCGCCCAGCGGCTCAAGCAGGCCATTATTCTGGCCAACGATGCCATCTCAGCCCGCAATAACGACGAACAGCGATCGGCCCGAGCCCGCATGGGCACCACCGTAGTAGTGACGTTAGTGCATTTTCCCTATGTATCTATTGCCCACATTGGCGACAGCCGCGCCTATCGAATCAGCCCACACACCTGTTACCAAATTACCGTCGACGACGACGTGGCCTCTCGGGAGGCCCAGATGGGCTATGCCCTCTACTCAGAAGCCGTGCAGTTACCCAGTGGCGGAGCGCTTATTCAGGCCCTAGGCATTAGCGACTCGGGCTACCTCTACCCCTCGGTACAACACCTGCTGCTTGACGATCCTGCCCTGCTGCTGCTGTGCTCCGATGGCCTCAGCGACTACGACCGGGTTGAAGCCTTGGCCCCCCATCTGGTGGCCCCGCTGACCGCCACCGCTGGCCCTCTGGGAACGGCGATCGCCGAGTTGATTCAGCAGGCCAATCGTCTAAACGGCCACGACAACGTGACCGTGGGGTTAATGCGGTTTATTCCCCAGGTAGCAACGCTACCCAGCCTGCCCGCCAGCAGCTTAAAACAGGCTCCGGTCCCTAGCCAGCTTGCAGCCACAGGGGCAGCAGGCCATGCCCCACCCCCAACGACGCGTCTAGTGGCCCCTGCCGCTGCCACCGCTCCGGCTGCAAGGCCAGGGCGAGCGGGCTTTCCGTGGGCCGCTTTTCTAGGCGGCATGGCCGTGGTGCTAGCAGCCCTAGGGGCAACGGGGTGGTTCTTAAGTCGTCGTCAGTCGTCTGCCATGGCCATCCAGCCCCTTACGACAGACTGGCCTATCCCGGCGCTGGCCGGTCAACCCCTACCCAGCTCGGCCCTAGCTGCCACCGTCGAAATCCCCATCGGATCGTTTTGGCAAGCGACCAACGCTGGGGATGGCCGCGACCTGGATCTGCGGCAGCAGCCTGGTGAGGCGGCTGGGCTAACAGAGCCAGGGCCAACAGAGCCTCCTGCGGTAGCTATTGGTAGCATCGTCAGGGTCATCAGTCGCCAAACCACCGCAGACAATACTGACTGGGTACGGCTCCAAATCTGCTCTATTCCCTCGGGGGACTCCCTTGAACAAGCTCCCCAGGAAACCGATCTAAGCGAGCCCTTGGCCAATAACCCAGATCTCAGCCAGCGCCTATCAACCCCAGGGGATGAAGGCTGGATGCAGACCCGACAGCTCTATCGGGCCACAGCATTTTTAGAGTTAGTGACTCCGACCCAAGCCGGTCGCTGTGTTCCCTAG
- a CDS encoding CHAT domain-containing protein yields the protein MLSSDALTLCIAIDRLTQADSNHYAIWVLESPFPGGYAHHDRIWDDQMAQIWDSWQQFFSLRGLPQVPHVPSAYVPQFQLDDLLDRVAPTAETGSKTGRLMQGLGVSLWEWLFDGPIRQTLERSLGIAIGQNRPLTLRLEVRPPELISLPWEIMQPQPGRPALAMGPQVLFSRTASAVDPLPPAELDTSLRILLVLGQDDPGATEGAGNVLQLPQEAEALKQLLELSASRLSYQGAGPVVCQVQTLLEPDAKTLLKALETGYFNVFFYAGHGVPAPDGGMLFLRQGGSLSGTELAQGLAHNGIRLAVFNTCWGAQPDLQHQQVIPRSSLAEVLLHHGVPAVLAMRDSIADHEALSFIQVLARGLAERQPVAQAVALARQHLLTAYRFNHAAWTLPVLYQHPNFEGHLLREATLAVTQLPGQDLDTTNAVVRCLNTPDRLWRLYDGYLRVGRLPDNDLVIVEPWVSLQHAEIFCRNQFENGVQTTGYYLRDMSRYGSYYYDGRTWHHVHRAEVPLALGTAIQFGSRDGELMEFTLEGNPRSAPPR from the coding sequence ATGCTGTCGTCTGACGCCCTCACCCTTTGTATTGCCATCGATCGCCTTACTCAGGCCGACTCCAACCACTATGCCATCTGGGTGCTAGAAAGCCCGTTTCCCGGGGGATACGCCCACCACGATCGCATCTGGGATGATCAGATGGCGCAGATTTGGGACAGCTGGCAACAGTTCTTTTCACTGCGGGGGCTACCCCAGGTGCCCCACGTACCCTCAGCCTACGTGCCGCAGTTTCAGCTCGACGATCTGCTCGACCGGGTCGCCCCCACCGCCGAAACCGGCAGCAAAACCGGACGGCTGATGCAGGGGCTGGGGGTAAGCCTGTGGGAATGGTTGTTTGACGGCCCCATTCGCCAGACCTTAGAACGCAGCCTCGGCATCGCGATCGGCCAAAACCGCCCGCTCACACTGCGGCTAGAAGTACGGCCCCCAGAGCTCATCAGTCTGCCCTGGGAAATTATGCAGCCTCAGCCCGGTCGCCCGGCCCTGGCGATGGGGCCCCAGGTACTGTTTAGCCGCACAGCCAGCGCTGTAGACCCGCTGCCCCCCGCTGAGTTAGACACCTCCCTGCGTATTTTGCTGGTCTTAGGACAAGACGATCCTGGAGCGACCGAGGGGGCAGGAAACGTTCTGCAGCTCCCCCAGGAAGCCGAAGCCCTGAAACAGTTGCTAGAGCTTAGTGCCTCACGCTTGAGTTACCAGGGTGCTGGCCCAGTCGTCTGCCAGGTGCAGACGCTGCTAGAACCCGACGCCAAAACCCTGCTCAAAGCCTTAGAAACCGGATATTTCAATGTGTTCTTCTACGCGGGCCACGGGGTGCCTGCCCCCGACGGCGGCATGCTATTTTTGCGGCAGGGGGGCAGTCTGAGCGGCACCGAACTGGCCCAGGGGCTTGCCCACAACGGCATTCGGCTAGCGGTGTTTAACACCTGCTGGGGAGCTCAGCCTGACCTACAACACCAGCAGGTGATTCCCCGCAGTAGCCTAGCGGAGGTACTGTTGCACCACGGGGTGCCAGCCGTGTTGGCCATGCGTGACTCTATTGCGGACCATGAGGCCCTGAGCTTTATTCAGGTACTGGCCCGAGGGCTGGCGGAGCGGCAGCCGGTGGCCCAGGCGGTAGCGCTGGCCCGACAACATTTGCTGACGGCTTACCGGTTTAACCATGCGGCCTGGACGCTGCCAGTGCTGTATCAGCATCCCAATTTTGAAGGACATTTGCTGCGAGAGGCGACCTTAGCGGTTACCCAACTGCCCGGTCAAGACTTAGACACGACCAATGCGGTAGTGCGCTGCCTCAACACCCCAGACCGCCTGTGGCGGCTCTACGATGGCTATTTGCGGGTAGGAAGGCTGCCTGATAATGACCTGGTGATTGTCGAACCCTGGGTATCGCTGCAGCATGCCGAGATTTTTTGCCGCAACCAATTTGAGAACGGCGTACAGACTACCGGCTATTACCTGCGGGATATGTCGCGCTATGGGTCTTACTACTATGATGGTCGCACCTGGCACCATGTCCACCGGGCCGAAGTGCCCCTGGCCCTGGGCACAGCCATTCAGTTTGGCAGCCGGGATGGCGAATTGATGGAATTTACCCTTGAGGGTAACCCCAGGTCAGCGCCGCCGCGCTAG
- a CDS encoding potassium channel protein: MRQNRIRYGETAVEENYRRTRRHLTRGAIALGGVVFSGVLWYRFMEGWSWLDATYMAVITLSTVGFGEINPLSPRGRLFTILLIMMGVGVIAYILNSLTDAIVQGHFQAGFRLLKRRRLMESLQEHYIICGFGRTGRQVATEFAAEALAFVVVDSDSVAIQTAQQLRYITLQGDATQDQMLLQAGVEQARCLVAALPSDAENLYIVLSAKTLSPGIRTIARASSEEAILKLQRGGADVVVSPYITGGKRMAAAALRPQVVDFLDGMLTGAERAVYVEEFLLLPESCPVVGKTLAEAQLGRESGALILAIRRDDGVLMFAPSADTRLYPGDMVISMGNADQLRLLSQIISPIRR; this comes from the coding sequence GTGCGCCAAAACCGCATTCGCTATGGCGAAACCGCTGTTGAGGAAAACTACCGCCGCACCCGGCGACACTTAACTCGCGGGGCGATCGCCCTGGGGGGTGTCGTGTTCTCGGGGGTGCTGTGGTATCGCTTCATGGAGGGGTGGAGCTGGCTCGATGCCACCTATATGGCGGTGATCACGCTCTCGACGGTGGGCTTTGGCGAGATTAACCCGCTCAGTCCCCGGGGGCGGCTGTTTACCATCCTGCTGATCATGATGGGTGTGGGCGTGATTGCCTACATCCTGAACAGCTTGACCGATGCCATTGTGCAGGGGCATTTTCAGGCCGGGTTTCGGTTACTCAAGCGGCGCAGACTGATGGAATCGTTACAGGAACACTATATTATTTGCGGGTTTGGGCGTACGGGTCGTCAGGTGGCGACCGAGTTTGCGGCTGAGGCCCTTGCCTTTGTGGTAGTTGACTCCGACAGCGTGGCGATTCAGACGGCCCAGCAGCTCAGGTACATCACCCTCCAGGGTGATGCCACCCAAGATCAAATGCTGCTCCAGGCGGGGGTAGAGCAGGCTCGCTGCCTGGTGGCCGCCCTGCCCTCCGACGCTGAAAACCTCTACATTGTGCTCTCGGCTAAGACCCTGTCGCCGGGTATTCGGACCATTGCCCGCGCCAGCAGTGAAGAGGCCATACTCAAGCTACAGCGAGGCGGGGCCGATGTGGTGGTGTCGCCCTACATCACCGGCGGCAAGCGCATGGCCGCCGCCGCCCTGCGCCCTCAGGTGGTGGATTTTTTGGACGGCATGCTCACTGGGGCGGAACGCGCGGTCTATGTGGAAGAATTTTTGCTGCTGCCCGAGAGCTGCCCAGTTGTCGGCAAAACCCTGGCGGAGGCTCAGCTAGGTCGTGAGTCTGGGGCGCTAATTCTGGCGATTCGCCGGGACGATGGGGTGCTTATGTTTGCCCCTAGCGCCGACACCCGCCTCTACCCCGGCGATATGGTGATCAGCATGGGCAACGCCGACCAGCTGCGGCTGCTGAGCCAAATTATCAGTCCGATTCGTCGCTGA
- a CDS encoding NAD(P)H-quinone oxidoreductase subunit M yields the protein MMLKSTTRHVHIYTATVADNELVPSDDKLTLDIDPDNEFNWPEDALKAVYAEFDRLVDAAAGEDLTDYNLRRIGSDLEHFVRQLLQQGAISYNLKSRALNYSMGLPRVEPDPSAAS from the coding sequence ATGATGCTCAAATCGACCACCCGGCACGTCCATATCTACACCGCCACCGTCGCCGATAACGAACTGGTGCCCAGCGACGACAAACTCACCCTCGACATTGACCCCGACAACGAGTTCAACTGGCCCGAAGACGCCCTCAAGGCTGTCTATGCCGAGTTTGACCGCCTTGTCGATGCCGCCGCTGGCGAAGATTTAACCGACTACAACCTACGACGCATTGGCTCAGATTTAGAGCATTTTGTGCGCCAACTCTTGCAGCAGGGAGCGATTAGCTACAATCTCAAGAGCCGCGCCCTCAACTACAGCATGGGTTTACCCCGAGTCGAGCCTGACCCATCGGCAGCAAGCTAA
- a CDS encoding response regulator, giving the protein MQELERDRFILIIDPHREHAQLVQQVLAQSSGDDAWRVQASQAEYRSQNRFDIIEDGNEAIDYLLQRNQYTQAPRPDLVLLDLDLPGHDGHSILTTIKTTPHLKRIPVIVFTQSDHSEDVLRSYASQGNCYVVKAADLAQLSHTVQQIESFWLGIVTLPLR; this is encoded by the coding sequence ATGCAAGAGCTAGAACGCGATCGCTTCATTTTGATCATTGATCCTCACCGGGAGCATGCCCAACTGGTGCAGCAGGTTTTGGCCCAGTCCTCTGGTGACGATGCCTGGCGCGTTCAGGCGTCTCAGGCCGAGTATCGGTCCCAGAATCGCTTTGACATTATCGAGGATGGGAATGAGGCGATTGACTACCTGCTCCAGCGGAATCAGTACACCCAGGCACCTCGTCCAGATTTAGTTTTACTCGATCTCGATCTGCCGGGGCACGACGGCCACAGCATTCTCACCACGATCAAGACAACCCCCCACCTGAAGCGAATTCCGGTGATTGTGTTCACGCAGTCAGACCACAGTGAAGATGTTCTGCGGAGCTATGCCAGCCAGGGCAACTGCTACGTGGTGAAGGCGGCTGATTTAGCGCAGTTGTCTCACACGGTGCAACAGATTGAATCGTTTTGGCTTGGCATTGTAACGCTACCGCTGAGGTAA
- the gloB gene encoding hydroxyacylglutathione hydrolase, which produces MEIHRVAAFRDNYIFVLHDATQGQAAVVDPGDATSVLQTLDRLGAKLTAILNTHHHSDHVGGNQQLLEHFPQAQVYGGSEDRGRIPGQTHLLREGDRVSLFEGSAEGQCTADVFFVPGHTRAHIAYYFAPATAADWGELFCGDTLFAGGCGRLFEGTPQQMVESLGKLRQLPDTTRVWCAHEYTLNNLKFALTVDGANLALRDRLAQVEAARAHDRPTVPAELGLEKQTNPFLRWDQQTLQQATNSSSAVQTFARLRGKKDLF; this is translated from the coding sequence ATGGAAATTCATCGGGTAGCGGCCTTTCGCGACAACTATATTTTTGTGCTGCACGATGCAACCCAAGGGCAGGCTGCGGTGGTTGACCCTGGCGATGCCACGTCAGTGCTGCAAACCCTAGATCGGCTGGGGGCGAAACTGACGGCTATTCTCAATACCCACCACCACAGTGACCATGTGGGCGGCAACCAGCAATTACTAGAGCACTTTCCCCAGGCCCAGGTCTATGGGGGCAGCGAGGACAGAGGCCGCATTCCAGGGCAAACCCATCTGCTTCGCGAAGGCGATCGGGTCAGCCTATTCGAGGGTTCGGCGGAGGGCCAATGCACCGCCGACGTCTTCTTTGTGCCTGGGCACACCCGAGCGCACATTGCTTACTACTTTGCCCCAGCTACCGCCGCCGACTGGGGTGAGCTATTTTGTGGCGACACGCTGTTTGCCGGGGGCTGCGGTCGGCTGTTTGAGGGCACCCCCCAGCAAATGGTTGAGTCTTTGGGCAAACTGCGGCAGCTCCCCGATACCACGAGGGTGTGGTGCGCCCACGAATATACCCTCAACAATCTCAAGTTTGCGCTGACGGTCGATGGGGCCAACCTCGCTCTGCGCGATCGCCTGGCCCAGGTAGAAGCAGCCCGCGCCCACGATCGCCCCACCGTACCCGCTGAGCTTGGGCTAGAAAAACAAACTAATCCCTTTCTGCGGTGGGATCAGCAGACGCTACAGCAGGCCACGAATAGTAGCTCAGCCGTTCAAACCTTTGCCCGGCTGCGGGGCAAGAAAGACTTGTTTTAA